One window from the genome of Kaistella carnis encodes:
- a CDS encoding glycosyltransferase, which translates to MKKKILIRIGSLRHGGAEKVLVTFLKNLPKDKYEIDLLLNLHSGKYLKEVPSWVNILYLNKGEMITTNRIQDLPVKAFRVLYQKILKMFPQILYQFILKGKKYDIEFAAIHGMRDEILNSPLKFSKKLIWIHNDLKKTEFHNYTDKEFRKFFGFDKIMVISEKIKQDFETIAITEEEKDKIVRIYNPLDTKEILSKSKLELKNYNFDKRAKTFVSVGTVFPQKGFDRLLKAHKRLLYEGLNHKILILGDGYDFENLKNLKKELGVAGTVTLLGFTDNPYPYFKKADFYILSSRYEGFPTVLFEAITLKKKIIATDVSGVREMLEEGKLGLIVDNSENGIYEGMKKALQNDPIFDTYTESLINYNMPFDLENSVKIITEIIDTI; encoded by the coding sequence TTGAAAAAGAAAATCCTCATCAGAATCGGTTCCCTGCGTCATGGCGGCGCAGAAAAAGTATTGGTGACTTTTCTAAAAAACTTACCCAAAGACAAATATGAAATCGACCTTTTATTGAATTTACATTCGGGGAAATATCTGAAAGAAGTTCCGAGTTGGGTCAATATTTTATACTTGAATAAAGGGGAAATGATCACTACCAATCGGATTCAGGATTTACCGGTGAAAGCTTTCCGTGTTTTGTATCAAAAAATTCTGAAAATGTTTCCTCAAATTCTTTACCAATTTATCTTAAAAGGTAAAAAATACGATATCGAATTTGCTGCGATCCATGGAATGCGCGATGAAATATTAAATTCACCGTTAAAGTTTTCAAAAAAATTAATTTGGATTCATAATGATTTAAAGAAAACAGAATTTCATAATTATACTGACAAAGAATTTAGAAAGTTTTTTGGGTTCGATAAAATCATGGTGATCTCAGAAAAAATTAAACAGGATTTCGAAACAATAGCAATAACTGAAGAAGAAAAAGATAAAATTGTAAGAATTTACAATCCATTAGATACAAAAGAAATTTTATCAAAATCAAAATTAGAACTCAAGAATTATAATTTTGATAAACGTGCAAAAACTTTTGTTTCAGTCGGCACCGTTTTTCCTCAAAAAGGATTTGACCGGTTATTAAAAGCTCATAAAAGACTTCTTTATGAAGGTTTAAATCATAAAATTCTCATTCTTGGCGATGGTTACGATTTTGAAAATCTAAAAAACTTAAAAAAAGAATTGGGAGTTGCGGGAACGGTGACGTTGCTGGGTTTTACTGATAATCCTTATCCCTACTTTAAAAAAGCTGATTTCTATATTTTGAGTTCAAGATATGAAGGATTTCCCACTGTTTTATTTGAAGCCATCACTTTGAAGAAGAAGATTATCGCAACCGATGTTTCCGGGGTTCGCGAAATGCTGGAAGAGGGAAAACTGGGACTTATTGTCGATAATTCGGAAAACGGAATTTATGAAGGAATGAAAAAAGCTTTACAAAACGACCCTATCTTTGACACCTACACTGAAAGCCTGATAAATTATAATATGCCATTTGACCTGGAAAACTCTGTAAAAATAATCACTGAGATAATTGATACTATTTAA
- a CDS encoding carbonic anhydrase: MKAHTLETQSTISPDKALQFLKEGNQRFVNNLKMNRNLLEQVNDTREGQFPFAVILSCIDSRTSSELIFDQGLGDIFSVRIAGNFSNEDILGSIEYACKIAGSKLVLVLGHSKCGALKGALDAEKIGPLGIDYLTKLVNNFDSSIQEIIKEGEKKCSTNDDLLNRLTFKNIDNTISNIRKKSSTLKKMEEDEEIIIAGAHYDVDTGEVTWN; the protein is encoded by the coding sequence ATGAAAGCACATACTTTAGAGACACAATCAACCATTTCACCAGATAAAGCCTTACAATTTTTAAAAGAGGGAAACCAGCGTTTTGTTAATAACCTGAAAATGAACAGAAACCTGCTGGAGCAAGTAAATGATACCAGAGAAGGCCAGTTTCCTTTCGCAGTAATATTAAGTTGTATTGACAGCAGAACCTCTTCCGAATTAATATTTGATCAGGGTTTGGGTGATATTTTCAGCGTTAGAATCGCCGGAAATTTCAGCAACGAAGATATTTTAGGTTCTATAGAATATGCCTGTAAAATTGCAGGTTCAAAATTGGTTTTAGTGCTCGGACATTCTAAATGTGGCGCCTTGAAAGGTGCTTTAGATGCCGAAAAGATCGGACCTTTGGGTATAGACTATCTCACAAAACTGGTGAATAATTTTGATTCCAGTATTCAGGAGATCATCAAAGAAGGCGAAAAAAAATGCTCTACCAATGATGATTTGCTTAACAGGTTAACCTTTAAAAATATCGACAATACGATTAGCAACATCCGGAAAAAAAGCTCCACGCTGAAAAAGATGGAAGAGGATGAAGAAATTATCATCGCCGGCGCTCATTACGACGTCGATACAGGCGAAGTAACCTGGAATTAG
- a CDS encoding polysaccharide deacetylase family protein, whose product MPKIINFHEIHDKDWFEDTLDVIQDLYEVVPFYEIQNFYNGKVKTKNIAHLTVDDGHISTYSIIYPVLKKRGLTASIFVSPKIIEEESNFWFSESCDYDKEKLIFCIGEMLNIKPENLMGIYPRSLMKLLRLDQIWKIIRLYQKKFNSPAKISQYVNLNQLLEMEKSGIFEIGAHTLNHPILSNEKDATAEFEITKSITRLGELLHRNITTFAYPNGSVNLDFGPREIEFLKKSGVKYAYSFEFKNLSPNNNLLAIPRYGLYHGNKDFIRNKLRYGALWEPVKKQFLNNEDKYRRKLQKKFRL is encoded by the coding sequence ATGCCGAAGATTATTAATTTTCATGAAATTCATGATAAAGACTGGTTTGAAGATACCCTTGATGTGATTCAAGACCTTTATGAAGTGGTACCTTTCTATGAAATTCAAAATTTCTATAATGGAAAAGTAAAGACGAAAAACATAGCCCACCTCACCGTAGACGATGGGCACATTTCTACTTATTCAATTATTTATCCTGTTTTAAAGAAGAGAGGATTGACGGCATCAATATTTGTTTCCCCTAAAATTATTGAAGAAGAATCCAACTTTTGGTTTTCTGAAAGCTGTGATTATGATAAAGAGAAATTAATATTTTGTATAGGTGAGATGTTAAATATAAAACCCGAAAATCTTATGGGTATTTATCCACGGTCCTTGATGAAGTTGCTGAGGCTGGATCAAATCTGGAAAATCATAAGATTATATCAAAAAAAATTTAATAGCCCCGCTAAGATTAGTCAGTATGTCAACTTAAATCAATTACTTGAAATGGAGAAATCAGGTATTTTTGAAATTGGAGCTCATACCTTGAATCACCCCATTTTATCAAATGAAAAGGATGCGACCGCAGAATTTGAAATTACCAAATCTATTACCCGTTTAGGTGAACTGCTCCACAGAAATATCACCACTTTTGCCTACCCCAATGGAAGTGTAAATTTGGATTTTGGTCCCAGAGAAATTGAGTTTTTAAAGAAATCCGGAGTTAAATATGCCTACTCCTTTGAATTTAAAAATTTAAGTCCTAATAATAATTTATTGGCGATTCCACGCTATGGTCTGTATCATGGAAACAAGGACTTCATACGCAATAAACTAAGATATGGAGCACTCTGGGAACCTGTGAAAAAACAGTTTTTAAATAACGAAGATAAATACAGACGAAAGTTGCAGAAAAAGTTTAGATTGTAG
- the pth gene encoding aminoacyl-tRNA hydrolase yields the protein MKYLIVGLGNKGEEYTETRHNVGFKVAEKIAETIEASFKSSNFGLLAEGKYKGRKVFILKPDTYMNLSGNAVKFWLQKENIPLENLMIVTDDLSLPFGTLRMKMKGSDAGHNGLKSIQEQLQTQNYPRLRFGISAEFSEGKQIDYVLGKWTVEEQEKLAERIEKSAKACLSFVFAGIQNAMTTFNGK from the coding sequence ATGAAATACCTAATCGTAGGGCTCGGAAATAAAGGCGAAGAATATACTGAAACCCGGCATAATGTCGGGTTTAAAGTTGCGGAGAAAATCGCGGAAACTATTGAAGCTTCCTTTAAATCATCTAACTTCGGATTGCTCGCCGAAGGTAAATATAAAGGCAGAAAAGTGTTTATTCTGAAACCAGATACCTATATGAATCTTTCCGGTAATGCCGTAAAGTTCTGGCTTCAGAAAGAAAATATCCCTTTAGAAAATTTAATGATCGTAACCGATGATCTGTCTCTACCCTTCGGAACTTTACGAATGAAAATGAAAGGTTCTGACGCCGGACACAACGGCCTCAAAAGTATTCAGGAGCAACTTCAAACCCAAAATTACCCAAGGTTGAGATTTGGCATTTCTGCAGAATTCAGCGAAGGGAAACAGATTGATTACGTTTTGGGAAAATGGACGGTGGAAGAACAAGAAAAACTTGCCGAAAGAATCGAGAAGTCTGCTAAGGCTTGTCTGTCATTTGTTTTTGCTGGAATTCAAAATGCAATGACGACGTTTAACGGGAAATAA
- a CDS encoding DUF4298 domain-containing protein produces MEKRLENITKMENILNRTDELISEMEKLLEKWEQNQQDFNDLMNYYTSEERGKDLEDDRLQIIPQDLPRGVLSEDAVFDTYGNRKDLSIKMIKLGVAGLE; encoded by the coding sequence ATGGAAAAACGTCTTGAAAATATTACTAAAATGGAAAACATTCTGAACCGCACGGATGAACTGATTTCAGAAATGGAAAAATTACTCGAAAAGTGGGAGCAGAATCAGCAAGATTTTAATGATTTGATGAATTATTATACCAGTGAAGAAAGAGGAAAAGATCTTGAAGACGACCGTCTGCAAATCATTCCGCAAGATTTACCGCGTGGTGTTTTAAGTGAAGATGCAGTTTTCGATACCTATGGGAACAGAAAAGATCTTTCTATAAAAATGATCAAATTGGGAGTAGCAGGTTTGGAGTGA
- a CDS encoding SulP family inorganic anion transporter codes for MKKAILAFGGIKENFPSGLVVFLVALPLCLGIALASGAPPLSGIIAGIIGGLVIGFLSNSNISVSGPAAGLSAIVLTAITDLGAFELFLCAGIIAGALQLILGFIRAGSISNYFPNNVIEGMLAGIGIIIILTQIPHALGFDKDFEGNESLFVNGFNPTYFTELLSGINPGAIIITTVSIGILLAWDRFPALKKLKMIPGALVAVVVGILLNFIFKISGSSLAIGADHLVSLPVPQNVDDFKNMIVFPNVQGFLDPKVWIVGATIAIVASIETLLCIEASDRLDTHRRTTDTNLELKAQGIGNLISAAIGGLPMTSVVVRSSANAAAGATTKVSAMIHGALLLICVLSIPFILNLIPLATLAAVLILVGYKLAKPATIMHFWKKGKYQFIPFIATVLAVVFLDLLKGVGIGLLISVFYILQGNMKRAYYLSREELNDADDIQIKLAEEVSFLNKAAIKKTLKNIKPNSVVTIDAKGTSYIADDILEMIQDFANIRAKEEEIDVRLVGFRTSYTPLEHAVKDSHVLIAHRRAM; via the coding sequence ATGAAAAAAGCAATATTAGCATTCGGAGGAATTAAAGAAAATTTCCCTTCAGGACTCGTGGTCTTTTTAGTTGCGCTTCCACTTTGTTTAGGAATCGCTCTGGCTTCGGGCGCACCACCACTTTCCGGGATTATCGCCGGTATCATTGGTGGTTTGGTAATAGGATTCTTAAGTAATTCTAACATCTCAGTTTCTGGTCCTGCAGCGGGCTTAAGCGCTATTGTTCTTACAGCAATTACCGATTTAGGAGCATTTGAACTTTTTCTGTGTGCCGGAATTATTGCCGGAGCACTACAACTGATCTTAGGATTTATTCGAGCCGGCAGTATTTCAAATTACTTTCCCAACAATGTTATTGAAGGAATGTTGGCGGGGATCGGAATCATTATAATTTTAACACAGATACCGCACGCTTTAGGTTTCGATAAAGATTTCGAGGGAAATGAAAGTCTTTTCGTAAACGGTTTTAATCCCACCTATTTTACAGAATTACTTTCCGGCATTAACCCCGGCGCGATCATCATCACCACTGTTTCGATAGGAATTCTTTTGGCGTGGGATCGTTTTCCTGCCTTAAAAAAGCTGAAAATGATTCCCGGAGCTTTAGTTGCTGTGGTGGTCGGCATTTTACTTAATTTTATTTTTAAGATCTCCGGGAGCTCTTTAGCCATCGGCGCGGACCATTTGGTTTCACTACCCGTACCACAAAACGTGGATGATTTTAAAAACATGATTGTCTTTCCGAATGTACAGGGATTTCTTGATCCCAAAGTTTGGATAGTCGGAGCCACAATCGCTATCGTAGCGTCGATCGAAACACTTTTATGCATTGAAGCATCAGATAGATTAGATACGCACAGAAGAACAACAGACACAAATCTTGAGCTTAAAGCGCAGGGAATCGGAAATCTTATCAGCGCTGCAATTGGTGGGCTTCCCATGACTTCTGTCGTAGTAAGAAGTTCTGCAAATGCCGCGGCCGGTGCAACAACAAAAGTTTCGGCCATGATTCATGGTGCACTTTTATTAATCTGCGTTCTTTCAATTCCTTTTATTTTGAATTTAATTCCGTTGGCAACTTTGGCTGCAGTTTTAATTCTAGTCGGTTATAAACTCGCGAAACCTGCCACCATTATGCATTTTTGGAAAAAAGGAAAATATCAGTTCATCCCGTTTATTGCGACGGTTTTGGCCGTAGTATTCCTTGATTTATTAAAAGGAGTGGGGATCGGTTTACTCATTTCTGTTTTCTACATTTTACAGGGAAATATGAAGAGAGCTTACTATTTAAGTCGCGAAGAATTGAACGATGCTGATGACATTCAAATAAAATTAGCTGAAGAAGTTTCGTTTTTAAATAAGGCAGCCATTAAGAAAACATTAAAAAACATCAAACCAAATTCGGTGGTAACCATCGATGCCAAAGGCACTTCTTATATCGCCGATGATATTTTAGAAATGATACAGGATTTTGCAAACATAAGAGCAAAAGAGGAAGAGATTGACGTTCGGCTGGTGGGTTTTCGAACATCGTACACGCCGCTTGAACATGCCGTTAAAGACTCTCACGTTCTGATCGCCCATAGAAGAGCGATGTAA
- a CDS encoding acyltransferase — MNLLYRIILKVEDILKRLRDKAYIEICKSRGLKVGKDVIFIEAPKFGSEPYLIEIGDRTKITANCTFINHDGAMYTIRSMEKYRDTRNFGRIKIGKNCFIGNNCTILPGVEMGDNCILGAGSVLNSSMPSNSVYAGTPAKFICTIEQYGDKALKNNVLYPRELETDRPKLDEYIKEYLPHIYKPVK; from the coding sequence ATGAACCTACTCTACCGAATTATTTTAAAAGTTGAAGATATTTTGAAAAGACTGCGCGACAAAGCCTACATTGAAATCTGCAAATCCCGCGGTTTGAAAGTTGGCAAAGACGTGATCTTCATTGAAGCACCAAAATTCGGTTCCGAACCGTATTTAATAGAAATTGGCGACCGCACTAAAATCACAGCAAACTGCACCTTCATCAATCATGATGGGGCAATGTATACGATTCGCTCCATGGAAAAATACCGAGATACAAGAAATTTCGGACGAATAAAGATTGGCAAAAACTGTTTTATTGGAAACAACTGTACGATTCTTCCAGGTGTTGAAATGGGTGATAACTGCATTTTGGGCGCAGGCTCTGTGCTTAATTCTTCGATGCCCTCCAATTCTGTTTATGCGGGAACTCCGGCAAAATTCATCTGTACAATTGAACAATACGGCGACAAAGCATTGAAGAACAACGTACTGTATCCAAGAGAACTGGAAACTGACCGCCCAAAATTAGACGAATATATTAAAGAATATCTTCCGCATATTTATAAACCCGTAAAATAA
- a CDS encoding phosphoethanolamine transferase has translation MKKTILLLALVTILYLLGFFLAFSYLFEALTPGKLLDLSRNIVEYSVMFVSLIIFCSVLLKNKFTSVIAYILIFLATLNFGLSIGAALIYKSDVNIGMILSIMDTNINEAVSMSTMFILPSVIGLIMLALSIHCAITIKNTIRLNWKTAVISSLWILMPFIFFMKHKYISNKGGGKMIKNVFYLSNYIDQSLQIRKESEEISAVQPSFDVQKIDEGVQNIILIIGESARKQNFSLYGYHKKTTPYEDAEKKNMLLFENAVSPAGITNLSVPLVLSTVEPSEFQAHFNKISDNIINLSNHVGYKTSWISMQGAARGITSIANMAAYKKWLNGYDEVSISHFKEIYNPKTKNLVVIHLNGSHPNPCDRIPPEEKSDKLNCYDQSIQYTDKLLGQVFKFSKKNNTVVIYFSDHGVKIKGNKFLHTDSKESTQVPFFIWYSDDIADKYREIGTVNQVTQTTKIFPLISRFMGLKEPEKYKDERLKYLKLDLSVIPYSELKE, from the coding sequence ATGAAAAAAACAATTCTTCTTTTAGCGCTAGTGACAATACTCTACCTCCTAGGTTTCTTTTTAGCCTTTTCGTATCTTTTTGAAGCACTTACTCCAGGTAAACTTTTAGATTTAAGCCGAAATATTGTCGAATACAGCGTCATGTTTGTGTCACTGATTATATTTTGCAGTGTTCTTCTAAAAAATAAGTTTACTTCGGTCATCGCCTATATTTTAATTTTTTTAGCTACGCTCAATTTTGGATTATCAATTGGCGCTGCCCTAATTTATAAGTCAGATGTAAATATCGGTATGATTCTGAGTATCATGGATACGAACATTAATGAGGCTGTAAGTATGTCAACCATGTTTATTCTTCCATCCGTTATAGGATTAATTATGTTGGCGCTTTCCATACATTGTGCGATCACCATTAAAAATACCATTCGTCTTAACTGGAAAACAGCAGTAATTTCATCTTTGTGGATTTTAATGCCTTTCATTTTCTTTATGAAACATAAGTATATCAGTAACAAAGGCGGGGGAAAAATGATAAAAAATGTTTTTTATTTATCAAATTATATTGATCAGTCTTTACAGATTAGAAAGGAATCAGAGGAAATCTCAGCAGTTCAACCATCGTTTGATGTTCAGAAAATTGACGAAGGCGTTCAAAATATTATTTTGATTATTGGGGAGTCCGCTAGAAAACAAAATTTTTCCCTTTACGGATATCATAAAAAAACTACTCCTTATGAGGATGCCGAGAAAAAGAATATGCTATTATTTGAAAACGCCGTTTCGCCTGCGGGAATAACAAATCTAAGTGTACCATTGGTTTTGTCAACGGTTGAGCCCAGTGAATTTCAAGCTCATTTTAATAAAATTTCAGATAATATCATAAACCTCTCAAATCATGTAGGTTACAAAACATCTTGGATCAGTATGCAGGGAGCTGCCCGCGGAATAACTAGTATTGCCAATATGGCCGCCTATAAAAAATGGTTAAATGGCTATGATGAGGTTTCAATTTCACATTTTAAAGAGATTTATAATCCCAAAACTAAGAATTTGGTCGTCATTCATTTAAATGGAAGTCATCCAAATCCTTGCGACAGAATTCCGCCGGAGGAAAAATCAGATAAACTAAACTGTTATGATCAATCGATTCAGTATACCGATAAACTCCTCGGACAAGTTTTTAAATTTTCAAAAAAGAATAATACCGTTGTTATTTATTTCTCGGATCACGGAGTTAAAATAAAGGGAAATAAATTTCTTCACACTGACTCAAAAGAATCAACGCAAGTTCCTTTTTTCATATGGTATTCAGATGACATTGCAGACAAATACAGAGAAATAGGAACTGTGAACCAAGTAACACAGACCACTAAAATTTTCCCTTTAATCTCAAGATTTATGGGTTTAAAAGAACCGGAGAAATACAAGGACGAAAGATTAAAATATTTAAAATTAGATTTAAGCGTCATTCCGTATTCTGAATTAAAAGAATAA
- a CDS encoding glycosyltransferase family 2 protein has product MTSILIKSFNRPYYLDRCLKSIKQNVSGNYKVIILDDGTPEKYLQKIQELHPTIEIRTSLQYDEKINSIQKNIESGTEINGFKIPTTLWYDSVKNADDYVLVTEDDVWFTKPLNLSDLENDISTHDISLLKLGWLGNQIDDKDLEINPINDRISKVIPLHLFTGNQFIMDCFMYNRFKFFTILYKLGVVNNETRRKYYALNSIAMGIYEKKYWLHIWKDSREKVDEKQQLRNAATYYHKNKNPNFIARTKTEVLKTTFQSSATNSYHQYNIDFDVNYFNHLINKAWLEGKFDVMQNFPRDFSIDYFTIFLDSTIKTEEFTKWVDRFKEQYRNLGATVDD; this is encoded by the coding sequence ATGACAAGTATTTTAATAAAATCTTTTAACCGACCATATTATCTGGACCGCTGCTTAAAAAGCATTAAGCAAAATGTTAGCGGCAATTATAAGGTTATTATTTTGGATGATGGAACGCCAGAAAAATATCTGCAGAAAATTCAAGAACTCCATCCGACGATTGAAATTCGAACCTCATTACAATATGATGAAAAGATAAATTCAATTCAAAAAAATATCGAATCGGGAACAGAAATCAATGGTTTTAAAATCCCGACTACGCTATGGTATGACAGCGTAAAAAATGCAGATGACTATGTTCTTGTTACTGAAGATGATGTGTGGTTTACAAAGCCCCTCAACTTATCAGATCTGGAAAACGACATTTCGACCCATGATATTTCACTGCTAAAATTAGGTTGGCTTGGAAATCAGATAGACGACAAAGACCTTGAAATAAATCCGATTAATGACAGAATTTCTAAGGTAATTCCTCTCCATCTTTTTACCGGAAATCAATTTATAATGGATTGTTTTATGTACAACCGATTTAAGTTTTTTACTATTTTATATAAATTAGGTGTCGTGAATAATGAGACGCGAAGAAAATATTACGCGCTAAATTCCATTGCAATGGGAATTTATGAGAAAAAATATTGGCTTCATATATGGAAAGATTCGCGGGAAAAAGTGGATGAAAAACAGCAGCTCAGAAATGCTGCAACTTATTATCATAAAAATAAAAATCCTAATTTCATTGCGAGAACAAAAACCGAAGTTTTAAAAACCACCTTTCAATCGTCAGCCACCAATTCTTATCATCAGTATAACATTGATTTTGATGTTAATTACTTTAATCATCTCATCAATAAAGCCTGGTTAGAAGGGAAGTTTGATGTGATGCAAAATTTTCCACGAGATTTTTCAATCGATTATTTTACTATTTTCTTAGATTCTACTATTAAAACTGAAGAATTTACCAAATGGGTTGATAGATTTAAAGAACAATACCGAAATTTGGGAGCAACTGTCGATGATTAA
- a CDS encoding serine acetyltransferase, whose protein sequence is MHNKTPLQKDFYRESGQWLSTFQMWKKCFSPNLHFIYLLRTAQKHPKSSFSGKIWRLILRHYQIKYGFQIYPETQIGEGLYLGHWGALVINPKAKIGKNCNIAQGVTIAQANRGKNEGVPEIGDEVWIGPNAVIVGKIIIGNNVLIAPNAYVNFDVPSHSVVVGNPGNIVPNTQATEGYINHKI, encoded by the coding sequence ATGCATAATAAAACTCCCCTTCAAAAAGATTTCTATCGCGAAAGCGGGCAATGGCTTTCCACTTTTCAAATGTGGAAAAAATGCTTCAGTCCCAATCTGCATTTCATCTATCTTTTAAGAACAGCGCAAAAACATCCTAAAAGCTCCTTCTCAGGAAAAATCTGGCGTTTGATTTTACGACATTATCAAATAAAATATGGTTTTCAGATCTACCCGGAAACTCAGATTGGGGAAGGTTTATATCTCGGACATTGGGGAGCGCTGGTTATTAATCCAAAAGCAAAAATCGGAAAAAACTGTAATATCGCCCAGGGTGTGACGATCGCACAAGCCAATCGCGGTAAAAACGAAGGCGTGCCGGAAATTGGCGATGAGGTTTGGATTGGCCCCAACGCTGTTATCGTTGGGAAAATAATCATTGGAAACAATGTTTTGATCGCGCCAAATGCCTACGTCAATTTTGATGTGCCTTCACATTCCGTTGTTGTCGGAAATCCCGGCAATATTGTCCCCAACACGCAAGCTACAGAAGGTTACATCAATCATAAAATCTAA
- a CDS encoding glycosyltransferase, translating into MSNDKIKILFRHRSLEMGGIEMVLLNILNYLDYNKYEVVLLLNYKQGEFLHRVPTEVKVLYIGQDSELSSENKYLNFIQKAKRRLKYAIFENYPKFFYKKHQLLDYDFEVAFSHYMLKDVYNSPNKKSKKIYWIHGDLRNSGFGVKQNNLFVELMQKFDTGIFVSNHGKNIVEKHWNVQLKNAQVIYNPLEIDQILAQAKEPAEEPFKNIDFISVGRLFSAKGFKDLVKAHNQLVCEGYKIKTAIIGEGIQRKDLEMLIEKYHIEDTFLLYGFSENPIKYIKESRYFVLPSYSESYPMVIGEALCLNKPVLSTNVGGISEMVQNNRNGLLFNPGKEELYKVIKLVLDNPSLEKILSKQDSLVELKEKNNRIFQQLDQLFQ; encoded by the coding sequence ATGTCAAATGACAAAATAAAAATACTCTTCCGCCACCGCTCCCTTGAAATGGGCGGCATAGAAATGGTGCTGCTAAATATATTAAACTACCTGGATTATAATAAGTATGAGGTGGTGCTTTTGCTCAATTACAAACAAGGTGAATTTCTCCATCGTGTACCTACAGAAGTCAAAGTACTATACATTGGTCAGGACAGCGAACTTTCTTCAGAAAATAAATATTTGAATTTCATTCAAAAAGCAAAACGAAGGTTGAAATATGCGATTTTTGAAAATTATCCTAAATTTTTCTATAAAAAACACCAGCTTTTAGATTATGATTTCGAAGTAGCTTTCAGTCATTACATGTTGAAAGATGTCTACAACAGCCCGAATAAAAAAAGTAAAAAAATATACTGGATTCACGGAGACTTACGAAATTCCGGTTTCGGCGTTAAACAGAATAATTTATTTGTTGAATTAATGCAAAAATTTGACACTGGAATTTTCGTTTCTAACCATGGCAAAAATATCGTGGAGAAGCATTGGAATGTTCAGTTAAAAAATGCTCAGGTGATTTACAATCCCTTAGAGATAGATCAAATACTTGCACAAGCGAAAGAACCTGCAGAAGAGCCGTTTAAAAATATCGACTTTATATCGGTGGGACGATTGTTTTCAGCAAAAGGTTTCAAAGATTTGGTGAAAGCTCATAACCAACTGGTTTGTGAGGGGTACAAAATAAAAACAGCTATTATTGGCGAGGGTATTCAGCGTAAAGATTTAGAAATGCTCATTGAAAAATATCATATTGAGGACACTTTCCTACTTTATGGATTTTCTGAAAATCCAATAAAATACATTAAAGAATCCCGCTACTTCGTGCTTCCATCTTATAGTGAAAGTTACCCAATGGTCATCGGCGAAGCACTTTGTCTTAACAAACCCGTTTTATCAACCAACGTAGGAGGAATATCGGAAATGGTTCAAAATAATAGAAATGGATTATTATTTAATCCTGGAAAAGAGGAACTTTATAAAGTAATAAAATTGGTTTTGGACAATCCTTCTTTAGAGAAAATATTATCTAAACAGGATTCTTTAGTAGAATTGAAAGAAAAAAACAATCGTATATTTCAGCAATTAGATCAATTATTTCAATAA
- a CDS encoding carbonic anhydrase, producing the protein MKKSYEAIFENNKKWVESKLAQDKEFFKTLSSTQTPEFLYIGCSDSRVSAEEMMGMKPGELFVHRNIANVVNSLDMSSTAVIQYAVEHLKVKHIIVCGHYGCGGVKAALTPQDLGLLNPWLRNIRDVYRLHQTELDAIEDEQKRYDRVVELNVQEQCINVIKMAVVQEQYLIDEYPIVHGWVFDLRTGNIIDLEIDFEKILKDIQKIYNLTNSDWVMSRLNNKNLI; encoded by the coding sequence ATGAAAAAATCGTACGAAGCTATTTTTGAAAACAACAAGAAATGGGTAGAATCTAAACTGGCTCAGGATAAAGAGTTTTTTAAGACTTTATCTTCTACACAGACGCCGGAATTTCTTTACATCGGTTGTTCAGATAGTCGCGTTTCTGCAGAGGAAATGATGGGTATGAAACCTGGTGAGCTCTTTGTTCATCGTAATATTGCTAATGTAGTCAACAGTTTAGATATGAGTTCAACAGCAGTAATTCAGTACGCTGTGGAACATTTGAAAGTGAAACATATTATCGTTTGTGGACATTACGGCTGTGGCGGAGTAAAAGCCGCACTTACCCCGCAGGATCTCGGATTACTGAATCCTTGGCTGCGAAATATTCGGGACGTTTACCGCTTGCATCAGACAGAATTAGATGCTATTGAAGATGAACAAAAACGTTACGATCGAGTTGTAGAACTTAATGTGCAGGAACAATGCATCAACGTTATTAAAATGGCAGTGGTGCAGGAACAGTACTTAATCGATGAATATCCTATTGTTCATGGGTGGGTTTTCGATTTAAGAACGGGTAACATTATCGATTTAGAAATTGATTTTGAGAAAATCTTGAAAGACATTCAAAAAATATATAACCTTACCAATTCTGATTGGGTGATGAGCAGATTAAATAATAAAAACCTCATCTAA